A part of Paroedura picta isolate Pp20150507F chromosome 7, Ppicta_v3.0, whole genome shotgun sequence genomic DNA contains:
- the LOC143841427 gene encoding anionic trypsin-like, with amino-acid sequence MTFLWLLAFLGAAVALPVDDDDKIVGGEACPRNSVPYQASLNSGYHFCGGSLISDQWVLSAAHCYKSRIQVRLGEHNIEELEGGEQFINSEKIIRHPQYNSWLLDNDIMLIKLSQPVDISLQVSPARLPLGCAAPGTKCLISGWGNTLSNGVNYPDILQCLVAPILSHAECEDAYPGQITDNMICVGYLEGGKDSCQGDSGGPVLCDGELHGIVSWGIGCALTGYPGVYTKVCNYLDWIQETIAAN; translated from the exons ATGACATTCCTCTGGCTTCTGGCATTTCTGGGCGCAGCAG TTGCTCTCCCTGTGGATGATGATGACAAGATTGTGGGGGGCGAAGCCTGTCCCAGGAACTCTGTCCCCTACCAGGCGTCGCTGAATTCCGGGTACCACTTCTGCGGGGGCTCCCTCATCAGTGACCAATGGGTTTTATCTGCTGCCCACTGCTACAAATC CCGTATTCAAGTGAGGCTCGGAGAACACAACATTGAGGAATTAGAAGGAGGCGAGCAGTTTATCAACTCAGAAAAAATCATTCGCCACCCCCAGTACAACTCTTGGCTCCTGGACAACGACATCATGCTCATCAAGCTGTCGCAGCCCGTCGACatttccttgcaggtctcccctgCCCGCCTGCCTCTGGGTTGTGCAGCCCCTGGCACCAAGTGCCTGATCTCAGGGTGGGGCAACACCCTCAGCAATGGTG tTAACTACCCTGACATTCTGCAGTGCCTGGTGGCTCCCATCCTAAGTCATGCTGAGTGTGAAGACGCTTATCCTGGACAAATCACCGATAATATGATCTGTGTTGGATACTTGGAAGGGGGCAAAGACTCCTGCCAG GGTGACTCTGGTGGTCCAGTGCTCTGCGACGGAGAGCTCCACGGTATTGTTTCCTGGGGAATTGGATGTGCTCTGACTGGTTACCCTGGAGTCTACACCAAAGTCTGCAACTACCTTGACTGGATCCAAGAAACAATTGCCGCTAACTAA